In Geopsychrobacter electrodiphilus DSM 16401, a single window of DNA contains:
- a CDS encoding NnrU family protein, with product MSILIAGLIIFFTLHSVSIINEGWRNRMVASIGEGPWKGLYALVALLGFVLMVWGYGLARQDSAVLYSSAHWLRHLVMLLLLPVFPLLLTTYFPGRIKALAKNPMLIATILWSFAHLLVNGRLVDVLLFGAFLVWAALDLYSMRRRVPRTLPGAPIAKVNDVIALTLGLGLYGLFIVWLHGLLIGVALISPIS from the coding sequence TTGAGTATTCTCATCGCCGGACTCATCATATTCTTTACGTTACACTCGGTGTCGATCATCAACGAAGGTTGGCGTAATCGCATGGTGGCAAGCATCGGCGAAGGTCCTTGGAAAGGGCTCTATGCGCTGGTCGCCCTTCTCGGGTTTGTGCTGATGGTCTGGGGTTATGGGCTGGCCCGGCAGGACTCTGCTGTTCTCTATTCTTCGGCCCATTGGCTGCGGCATCTGGTGATGTTACTGCTGCTGCCGGTCTTCCCCTTGCTGCTGACCACCTATTTTCCCGGGCGCATCAAAGCGCTGGCCAAAAACCCGATGCTGATCGCGACGATTCTCTGGTCCTTTGCACATCTGCTGGTTAACGGCAGGCTGGTCGATGTCCTGTTGTTCGGCGCCTTTCTGGTTTGGGCTGCCCTGGATCTCTACTCCATGCGCCGGCGTGTGCCACGCACCCTGCCCGGAGCACCGATTGCCAAAGTCAACGATGTCATCGCCCTAACGCTTGGTCTCGGGCTCTATGGCCTGTTTATTGTCTGGCTGCATGGCCTGTTGATCGGAGTTGCGCTTATTTCGCCAATTTCATGA
- a CDS encoding rhodanese-like domain-containing protein, with the protein MNEMKATRKISIHELKTMMATGDKPLLLDVLPQTRYQQKHIADAENTCVFEVNFLEQVASHCAAKNQPIVFYGCNDKTLDAKTAADKLHRAGYAQVSVLDGGLAAWQAAGNPVDCGR; encoded by the coding sequence ATGAACGAGATGAAAGCAACACGCAAGATTTCAATTCATGAGCTGAAAACCATGATGGCGACAGGCGATAAGCCACTGCTTCTCGACGTTCTCCCCCAGACACGCTACCAGCAGAAACATATCGCAGATGCCGAGAATACCTGCGTATTTGAGGTCAATTTTCTTGAGCAGGTTGCGTCACACTGCGCCGCTAAAAACCAACCGATCGTTTTCTATGGGTGTAATGACAAGACCCTTGACGCCAAAACCGCTGCTGATAAATTGCACCGCGCTGGCTACGCCCAGGTTTCGGTTCTGGATGGTGGTCTCGCTGCCTGGCAGGCGGCAGGAAACCCTGTAGACTGTGGAAGGTGA
- a CDS encoding GNAT family N-acetyltransferase: MEYEFLNNPGAQRFETIISGHMVHINYNRDDDVLTLVHTEVPAVLGGQGLGSKIVQFALDYAKSRGLQIVPRCPFVRSYIDRHPDYQDLVP, from the coding sequence ATGGAATATGAGTTCCTCAATAACCCTGGTGCCCAGCGCTTCGAGACGATCATCTCCGGGCATATGGTGCATATCAATTACAATCGGGATGACGATGTCCTGACGCTGGTTCATACCGAGGTTCCTGCCGTGCTCGGCGGCCAGGGGCTGGGAAGCAAAATTGTTCAATTTGCTCTTGATTATGCAAAAAGCCGGGGATTGCAAATCGTCCCCCGGTGCCCCTTTGTCAGGAGTTATATCGACCGTCATCCCGATTATCAGGATCTCGTTCCGTAG
- a CDS encoding HEAT repeat domain-containing protein: MLQEERSDLITHSTGILNTMFLLCKHLSLYSEDNSVVVKTTDKLMQALAHSHASGTALLVTVSKHGFLFHGEFLNQKNQLFSKFAQRMFQHGISSFTLTEELTVPSLYAFLKVIMRNGTDTWDEGGIGACLQTRNIIGLQITEMSERDFRLLDSVVDQDQINEIPPTADLWNKFAHSIFNALTGGEQESPTDGEITPAELADRVSEHLVGKSKLEKEVITQELTRFAATLQREKTKTVRAAALANLADLINHLSDDLRQAILSRICNLQMTEDYAEDFFNGLTNKAILDAFRETTMKPGYTPPVVMALINKLAGSRKLVSEMDLAIQLSANADMAQNVKELFRPDEFKKYVPSRYQNALMQVLNNQQVPSALSSKLQSLKASLEDSPLGQKMGRLAQFILENNPDENLMEGLRNQLIGSMQFHLDAVDYPALVDLCRTCFVDKTDEKTKLLVDLIPDSFMEQVLGDASRFGKDHQMDIAEVVALIGPPFINPLIECINLETDRSTRYFYLERLKRLGPQIVDHIAFFLQDERWFVQRNMLSLLGELGAADKLSKIKPLLKHSHQKVRQEALKTCLLLRDEDSIQELVHALSSENRQDRLHAITLSKLVNHPKLATKLLAILKTKTLFRFDFDIKKALVHTLAEHKNAEALGVFSNLLKSRKLFQASSYKKFKLEIIKVLPKYPATQVVPLLRQQLNSGTKEAADQARQILAKLSVEDAQ; the protein is encoded by the coding sequence ATGTTGCAGGAGGAAAGATCAGATCTTATTACGCACAGCACAGGCATCCTGAACACGATGTTTCTGCTGTGCAAACACCTGAGTCTCTACAGCGAAGACAATTCGGTGGTGGTGAAGACCACGGACAAGCTGATGCAGGCCCTCGCACACAGTCACGCCTCTGGTACCGCTCTTCTTGTTACTGTCTCCAAACATGGGTTCCTCTTTCATGGTGAATTTTTAAACCAGAAGAACCAGCTCTTCAGCAAGTTTGCCCAACGCATGTTTCAACACGGAATTTCCTCCTTTACCCTGACCGAAGAGCTCACCGTTCCTTCACTCTACGCCTTTCTCAAGGTGATCATGCGCAATGGCACAGATACCTGGGATGAGGGCGGGATCGGGGCCTGCCTGCAGACCAGAAACATTATCGGCCTCCAGATCACCGAGATGTCCGAAAGGGATTTTCGTCTGCTCGATTCTGTTGTAGATCAGGATCAAATTAATGAAATCCCTCCGACAGCCGACCTTTGGAACAAGTTCGCTCACTCAATATTCAACGCTCTGACGGGTGGAGAACAGGAGAGTCCCACTGATGGCGAGATAACTCCAGCAGAACTCGCCGATCGGGTCAGTGAACATCTGGTTGGAAAATCAAAATTAGAAAAAGAGGTTATCACGCAGGAACTGACCCGCTTTGCGGCAACCCTGCAACGTGAAAAGACAAAAACTGTCAGAGCGGCAGCGTTAGCCAATCTGGCCGATCTCATCAATCATCTCAGTGATGACTTGCGTCAAGCCATCTTGAGCAGAATTTGTAACCTGCAAATGACAGAGGATTACGCCGAAGATTTTTTCAATGGTTTGACCAATAAAGCTATTCTGGACGCTTTCCGCGAGACAACAATGAAGCCGGGGTACACCCCACCGGTGGTCATGGCTCTAATCAACAAACTGGCCGGGAGCAGAAAACTTGTTTCCGAGATGGATCTGGCCATACAACTTTCAGCAAACGCTGATATGGCTCAGAATGTAAAAGAACTCTTCCGTCCCGACGAATTCAAAAAATATGTTCCGTCTCGTTATCAGAATGCCCTGATGCAGGTTTTAAACAACCAGCAGGTCCCCTCAGCCTTAAGCTCTAAGCTGCAGAGCCTCAAAGCATCTCTGGAAGATTCCCCTCTTGGGCAGAAGATGGGCCGTCTGGCGCAGTTTATCCTGGAAAACAATCCGGACGAAAACCTCATGGAAGGCCTGCGTAACCAGCTGATCGGATCCATGCAATTTCATCTCGATGCCGTGGATTATCCCGCCCTGGTCGATCTCTGTCGCACCTGTTTTGTCGATAAGACAGACGAAAAGACCAAACTTCTGGTGGACCTGATCCCTGATTCTTTTATGGAGCAGGTTCTCGGTGATGCCTCCCGGTTCGGGAAGGACCATCAGATGGACATCGCCGAAGTGGTCGCCTTGATCGGGCCCCCTTTCATTAATCCACTGATCGAATGCATCAACCTGGAAACTGATCGCTCAACCCGCTATTTCTATCTGGAGCGTTTAAAACGACTCGGCCCCCAGATTGTGGACCACATTGCTTTTTTCCTTCAAGATGAGCGCTGGTTCGTACAACGTAACATGCTGAGCCTGCTCGGCGAACTTGGCGCTGCAGACAAACTTTCAAAGATTAAACCACTGCTCAAACACAGCCACCAGAAGGTCCGCCAGGAAGCGCTGAAAACCTGTCTGCTGTTGCGTGACGAAGACTCAATCCAGGAACTGGTTCATGCCCTTTCCTCGGAAAACCGACAAGACCGGCTGCACGCCATAACCCTCAGCAAGCTGGTGAATCATCCGAAACTCGCCACCAAGTTGCTGGCCATATTAAAAACAAAAACCCTGTTTCGTTTTGATTTTGATATTAAAAAAGCCTTGGTCCATACTCTTGCAGAGCACAAAAATGCTGAGGCCCTTGGCGTTTTCTCAAACCTCCTGAAATCCCGCAAGCTGTTTCAGGCCAGCTCCTACAAAAAATTCAAACTTGAGATCATCAAGGTTCTGCCAAAATACCCCGCTACTCAGGTCGTGCCCCTGCTGCGGCAACAACTCAACAGCGGGACCAAGGAAGCAGCCGACCAGGCCAGGCAGATCTTGGCAAAATTGTCGGTGGAGGATGCCCAATGA
- a CDS encoding YceI family protein, giving the protein MEGDATAAAELQTEQIKDGTYQIDSEASVIEWTGRNPNSAHWGRLRLAAGEVKIETGQVSGQFTIDINSIENANLVGSELKPVLENHLKSDDFFFVKKFPQAHFEITAIATSAAQPVSAPNYTISGQLAKLQTCAFNVKHQATLLHNLPKEKT; this is encoded by the coding sequence GTGGAAGGTGATGCGACCGCCGCGGCTGAATTGCAAACAGAGCAGATTAAAGACGGGACCTACCAGATTGATAGCGAGGCCAGTGTCATCGAATGGACAGGGCGCAACCCGAACAGCGCACATTGGGGGAGACTGCGGCTGGCGGCCGGTGAGGTTAAGATTGAAACTGGACAGGTCTCGGGTCAGTTCACCATCGATATAAATTCGATCGAAAACGCGAATTTAGTCGGCAGTGAACTGAAACCGGTGCTCGAAAACCATCTGAAATCAGATGATTTTTTCTTCGTCAAAAAGTTTCCTCAGGCGCACTTCGAAATAACCGCAATAGCAACCTCAGCGGCGCAGCCTGTCAGTGCACCCAATTACACCATCAGCGGCCAGCTTGCAAAATTGCAAACTTGCGCCTTTAATGTGAAGCATCAGGCCACGTTGCTGCATAATCTGCCAAAGGAGAAAACTTGA